The sequence AAAATGTTCGTACCTGTGCGGAAAGGCAGCTAAATATCTTAGAATATGCAAAAGATACGGTCATGAAAGGCGGATTATTGGTCTATTCCACCTGTACCTTTTCTCCTGAAGAAAACGAACAGGTTATAGAAAAATTTTTAAAGAAAAACAAAGAATTTTCTTTGGAAAAGCAAAAAGATTTTTATCCATTTGAGCATGGACAAAATAAATGGACTGTAAGTAATTTTAAAGAGATAGATAAAGCCATCAGAATATGGCCCCATAAAGTAAAAGGAGAAGGCCATTTCATAGCGGTGATGATGAAAAACGGAGGTAGTTCTGCCCACTTCAACAAAGTTAAATATCCCCTTGATAAAAATAAATTGAGGGATTTTTATCAATTTGAGGAAGATTATCTTAAAAGGGATTTGAACGGAAATATATTCCCTTTTGGAGATAATATATATATGTTAAAGGAAAATATAGATATAAAAGGCTTAAAGGTGCTAAGGCCGGGTCTCCATATAGGAATATTGAAAAAAAACAGATTTGAGCCTTCTCATTCTCTTGCCCTTTATCTAAAAAAGGATGATTTTAAAAATTCAATATCATTTTCCTCCCACAGTGATGAAATAATAAGATATTTAAAGGGTGAAACATTAAATTTTCATGGAACAAAAGGATGGAATTTGGTTTTGGTAGACGGATATTCCATAGGATGGGGAAAGATGAGTAATGGAGTACTTAAAAATCATTATCCTAGGGGATTAAGGTGGCTATAATAAAAAATAAGCATAGTTTCTACATTTTTCTGAAGGGGTTTAGAAACTATGCCTGTGGTGGCTTATTTATTTTCTTCTACTTTAGCTATTGCTTGATTATGCAGCTCAATCACTTTTGCTGTAATACTGCTGTCTATTTTCAACTTATTTTGCTCTATTGCCTTTATATATTTATTAACAATATCACCGGAAATAGTATCGGCATTATTGTTCACTAATTTTTTATAGCTTGTCATTACCTCGTTGTGTATTAAGCCTGTTTGATAATCATATATGGGAGAATTATCGCCTCCCTGCAGATACATTATCAGATATTCTCCATACAATCTGGTTACTTCTTCGGATTTAACTCCTGCTTTATATTTTTTCAAATAGTTTTCGGTTTTCAACAATCTCTCTCCAAGTTCATCCCAGGATATTCCAAGTTCTGCATCTCTCATAGAAGGATCTGAGGATTCCATTGACTTTATATCAATATATTCTTTAATCCCATCCGGCAAATATTTTTCATAATCCTTATATCGGTCATAATCAATAATAGGATAATAACTTCCTTCTCCTGCCATCAATTTGTATTTTCCGTCATATATATTTGTAATAACAGATTTTAAGCTTTTATCTTCTATAGCTTCAATCTTAGATGAGTCAAAGCTAAAAGGTCCTCCAGCTTTAATGATAAGGTCTTGTCTGTTTCCTTTAAAAAGTTCATCTATGTATTCCTGTGAAAAATATTCCTGAGATTCTTCCAAGCCGATGATCATCTCCTGAGCATTTTCTTTGCTGACTTTGGCAATATTGGCATCGATATATTTAGCTATTTCAAAAGGTTTTTTATTGCCGGAGGTGAGCTTTCTAAATCCTTCCATAATTTTTTTCTCATTGTTTTCGGTCAGTTTTTCGGATCCGTTGGGCTTATTTTCTCCTGTATTTGTATTTCCCCCATTTTCTTTCTTCTTATTACAGCCTATTATTAAAATAACTATTAATAGTATGATAATAAATGAAGCTATCCCTTTTTTCCATCTCATAACATTACCTCTTTCATTAATCTTTGTATCCCGTTAATACAATTATACTAAAGTAAAAATTTTTTTCAAATTTATATTCTTTTTTAAGTATACCAGAATTAAATCAGTTATGAGTTACAAAAAAGTTACAAATTTTATGAAAAGGGGTATAGTATTATTAAAAGCAGGTGATAAAGATGAATAATTTAGATGTTATTTTAGATAATCAAAGGGATTTTTTTAAGTCAAAAGCTTCCATAGACATAAATTTCAGAAAGGGCGCTTTAAATAAATTAAAAAATTTAATAATTTTAAATGAAAAAGAAATATTGGATGCCTTGAATTATGATCTTGGTAAATCTTCCTTTGAAGGGTATTCCACCGAAGTAGGACTCATATTAAGTGAAATAGCGTATGCAGTATCCAATTTAAATAAATGGAGTGCCGTAAAAAAAGTAAGGACTCCTATTACAAATTTTAAATCACAAAGCTACATATATCCGGAGCCTTTCGGCAACACCCTTATAATATCTCCTTGGAACTACCCCTTTCAATTAGCTTTCGGGCCTCTTATAGGGGCTATAGCCGCCGGAAATACCGCAATTATTAAACTGTCAAGTACTTCTGTCAATACTACCAGAATAATCGAAGAAATCATAAATAATAATTTTGACAAAGGATATTTATACGTTGTTACAGGAGAAGAAGGGAGGAAGGCAATAGACAAAAAATTTGATTATATTTTTTATACAGGCAGCCCTTCTGTCGGAAGATTGATAATGGAAAAAGCTTCAAAGAATTTAACTCCCGTAACCCTTGAACTTGGAGGAAAAAGCCCCTGTATTGTAGACTGGGAAGGAGATTTAAAATTGTTCGCTAAAAGAATAGTATGGGGAAAATTTCTAAACTGCGGACAGACCTGTATAGCCCCTGATTACATTTTAGTCCAAAGAAAAATAAAAGATGAACTTATAAACAATATGATATATTATATAGAAGAATTT is a genomic window of Acidilutibacter cellobiosedens containing:
- a CDS encoding RsmF rRNA methyltransferase first C-terminal domain-containing protein; the encoded protein is MILPLEYKEKMKKMLGEDYLSFIKSYEDERTYGLRVNTIKLSIDNFLNINDFVLSPIPWCKEGFYYLPGDNPGKHPYHESGMYYIQEPSAMAVVEFLNPQPNERILDLCAAPGGKSTAIAGKMKGEGILISNEINPKRARVLSENIERMGIENTIVTNEPPETISKKFRDFFHKVLVDAPCSGEGMFRKEPLSSEEWSLENVRTCAERQLNILEYAKDTVMKGGLLVYSTCTFSPEENEQVIEKFLKKNKEFSLEKQKDFYPFEHGQNKWTVSNFKEIDKAIRIWPHKVKGEGHFIAVMMKNGGSSAHFNKVKYPLDKNKLRDFYQFEEDYLKRDLNGNIFPFGDNIYMLKENIDIKGLKVLRPGLHIGILKKNRFEPSHSLALYLKKDDFKNSISFSSHSDEIIRYLKGETLNFHGTKGWNLVLVDGYSIGWGKMSNGVLKNHYPRGLRWL
- a CDS encoding aldehyde dehydrogenase produces the protein MNNLDVILDNQRDFFKSKASIDINFRKGALNKLKNLIILNEKEILDALNYDLGKSSFEGYSTEVGLILSEIAYAVSNLNKWSAVKKVRTPITNFKSQSYIYPEPFGNTLIISPWNYPFQLAFGPLIGAIAAGNTAIIKLSSTSVNTTRIIEEIINNNFDKGYLYVVTGEEGRKAIDKKFDYIFYTGSPSVGRLIMEKASKNLTPVTLELGGKSPCIVDWEGDLKLFAKRIVWGKFLNCGQTCIAPDYILVQRKIKDELINNMIYYIEEFYGKDPENNKEYGRIVNLNHLNRLKKLIEKSNIVYGGKINSDNLYFSPTILKDVTWDEPVMKEEIFGPILPILEYESLDEVIDIVNEHEKPLALYFFSNNEKKIQRIIRNTSYGGGCINDTIMHIANSNLPFGGVGMSGIGSYHGKKSFDTFTHYKSVLRKSTKIDINLRYPPYGDKLKFIKRVLK